AATGTTTTACAggctaaaattaatttgaaaaaaatgcaatttttacaATGAAATGCATCCCTTAAGGCCTCATCTAACATAGTATCTGTGTAATCCAAAATTCCTTTGGACATGCTAGCAGGCCTGGGAAGATTTTTGAGTATTTGTCAACTGGATTAGGTTGCTATTTCCTCTttgcaaagtgaaaaaatagAGCTGAAAAATACCACAGACATTTTTACTGAAGTACTTTGGTCAGGCTTAAGGTATGGATGCCCAAAGGTCATTCCTGCTTGGCACTCACACAGCTGTTAAGGACTTGGTGTGTGTCTTGGGGATAAAAAGTCATTTTGTATCATTCATGGAACATCTCAAGAGTAATTTATAGCCAGGCTGATGGAGCTGTTTAAGACAAGATTTTGAGCTCACAGGTCCTGTTTGGAGTTAATCACTGATGTCCATCCCTTGGGACCCTGCCAGCtccaagcaggacctgcctgtGCCCTCCCACAAGCTGCACTATTCCTTATCCTGGTTATTCACCCTCCTTGTCCTCTCTCCTGACATTCccgagctgctgcagccccagcagccacacTGCAGCTTGCACACAGTGCAGCAGCAACACTCAGGATTTCTGAACTTCAGATTCCCAACCTGCAGTCccagcagcaaagcacagaCCGATGACAACTCTGCTGAAGGACACATCCTTGGGAGAAGGGTGGGAGAAATCCCCTGTTAGGGGAGAGTCTTGGCACTTGCAGTCTCGagctgcatcaagggaaattcaggttggatatcaggaaaaagtttttacagaaagagtgataaagctctggaatgttctgcccggggaggtggtgcagtcaccatccctgggtgtgtttaacaaagcctggatgtggcactggctgccagggttgagttgagctgttggggctgggttggactcgatgatctcgaaggtctcttccaacctggtcattctgtgaattctgtggaTTCTGTGAGAATcatcacagaattccagggtggtttgggatggaaggaacTTTTAGAGATCACCTcatccacccccctgccatgggcagggacaccttccactatcccaggctgctccaagccgtgtccaacctggcctgggacacttccaggatggGAAATCCATCAGTCACCCACTTCAACAACgagggcagctgctccctccacGCAGCCACCCGTGGGACGCCGCGGCTCTGGCAGCGGGCGCAGCCTCCCGcggctccctgtccctgccccgcTCCGTACCCggctcctgctccttctccagcacGGCGAAGGCCAGCGAGGGATGGCGCTGGATGAGCTCCCGCGCCGCCGCCAGCCCCACGATCCCCGCGCCCACCACGGCCACGTCGAACGAGCTGCAGGGACACGGCCACGGCCATCAGCACGGCccggggtggggacagggacagggacagggggaaaagggcagggagaggggaaggggatgTCAGGAAtagaggggagaggggacaggatagggaggggaaggagataCAAGGAATTAAGGGGATATAGGGGAGAGGAAAATGGGATAGAGGGAAGGGGATAGGGGTGATTAATAATGTAAAGGGGAAAAGGATAGGGATGGCAGAGAGAGGATACAGGGTGTGAAAAACGCCAGTCACTGGTTTTTagaacttttaaaagtttaataataataaaacggttataaaaatagtaatacaattagagtaataaaaatttagggTTAGGACAGTTACAAGACAATAAagagcaaagaattacggacgtccagatgtttttgggcactgagctgccaaaaagATGCCTTgggaacaaaggaataacccttaaaagcaacagcctgttgtatattcatatatctcatacatgatgcatagattccttgaaaattaaaattttttctggtttttgtcaactgcTTCCCCTTAATCTTGGTGGTTCcatggaagaatgtttgtcttttctgataaggaggccgTAACTCTTTATGTGTCCTTTCACTGTTACCTCTGTGCGAGGAATTTCTTGATtgtctcatctctttcttgagctagttaaaaagtatcttacgtagcatagtttctattttaacattggGTTATAACCTACAAAtacatttaacacactacttaagagaattaatacagcataacttcctaacattacacatataacaTTCACcgtaatatttgcaaaaagccaatcacaaaatacgcatttttcacaTAGGGGAAGTGGCTACAGAGAATACAGGGGATacaggagggaggaaaaggggataGGGAAAGGTGATAGAGCAAACATAGAGGATACAGGAGAGAGGGacaggggaagggggaagggacagggGAAGTGGATGAGCAGAGGTAAGaagagaggggaaggggagaggggagaggggaaagcacaggggacagggatgaggTTAAGGTGGCTAGGCCAGGGGAAGAGATGGGGTAGGAGGAAGGGACAGGGGAAGTGGATGAGCAGAGGTAAGAAGAGAGGGGAAGGGGTGAGGGTAAAGGACAGGCGAAAGGGATGAGGTTAAGGTGGCTAGGCCAGGGAAAGAGATAGGGTtaggggaagggggaaaggatAGGGGAAGTGGATGAGCAGAGGTAAGaagagaggggaaggggagaggggaaagcacAGGGGGCAGGGATGAGGTTAAGGTGGCTAGGCCAGGGAAAGAGATAGGGTtaggggaagggggaaaggatAGGGGAAGTGGATGAGCAGAGGTAAGaagagaggggaaggggagaggggaaagcacAGGGGACAGAGATGAGGTTAAGGTGGCCAGGCCAGGGGAAGAGATGGGGTTAGGGGAAGGTGCAGCTGTGCGGCCTCACCTGCGCCGCCGGCTCTGCAGCCGCCAcagcgccgcggccccgcccgggcGCGCGCGGCCCCTCagcgccgccgccatcttgggggCGGAGGGAGCGCCGGGGCCGCGACCGCGCgtccttctctcctctcctcctcctcctcttctcctcctcctgctgctgctgcccctgctcctcctcctcctgcccctcctgctccgCTCGGCCGGGCAAGGTTCGGCCGCTCGGCGCCGGGGGCAGCCCGGGGGCGGTGACGGCCCCCCCTGCAGCCGTGGGCCCCGCCGGGCTCACAGCCGCGGTCAGGCCTTGACAGCGGCACGGCCTccccgtgctgctgctgcaaataacatctcccttttcccctctcccGTCTGCAAGAAGGTGATGATGGCTTTGGGGACGCTCTTGAGgaagccgccgctgccgccgggcAGTTGTAGAGCCTTCTGGGGATGGCTGAATGCCGTGTTCAACAAGTAAGAGTGAGTCGCTGGTTAATAATTAACTTTCAGATCCTTCAAATTCTCTGCGCGTTTTGTGAAGCGGAACAATCAAGTCCCTACGCTGCAGAAAACGTTATCTGTCATTAATGCTCCTCTTTCTCCCCAGATTGCATGTTGGTTGTTGGCCAGGGGTCAGTCCGTATCTGCTTCCCCTTCCAAAGCCGTGACCTTCCAGAGGAAGGTGTGggctctgccccttccctggaagGGCCAAGACAAGCTGGCCACATGGATCCCATCCCTAAATCCTGGTCTTCATTGACCCCAAAACTCACCTTAACCAGTAGCacagttttcttcccttccagAGGTGGAAGGAAACAGAGTTAAGTCCAGTTatatttgtgttctttttttttttactaaaaagcACCTGCCacttaagttaaaaaaaaccctcacgCCAGACTGAGCACCGCACAACCCAAAACCCACATTTCTAGTAAATCACATCCTCGCCTCTCTGACCGTGCACACAAGCAGATAACTTGCCGTGGAGCACTTTGACTATGCATGGAGGAATTGTGCCGcgctgcagccaggctgtgggTGCTCTCTGTGTCCCGCAGGGTGGACCACGAGCGCATCCGAGCCGTGGGCCCCGACCGGGCGGCCTCGGAGTGGCTGCTGCGCTGCGGGGCCCTGGTCAGGTACCAGGGCTCGCCCAAGTGGCAGCAGGACTACAATGGGCTCCCCACGGGGCCCCTGGGCAAGTACAAGATCGAAGCCATCGACGCCACCGACTCCTGCATCATGTACAGAGGATTTGACTATCTGGGTAAGGTACACACGCTGATTGTTCTTAATGGGTGTCGTTTTAATTGCATCAAAGTGGTGTCGTTTTCTCCTTCCTTAGCAAGATACTGATAAATcgtttgtggggttttttttccctcctttacAAATATTTATCAGTCGCCAAGGTTTTGCTGGAGGTGTGGTATGAAGTGGAAAGACATTGAGAACTTCAGCTTTTACCCGAAGTGGCCGTAGCACTAAGGAAGTGCCACAAATTTTGATGAGTTTGTAGCAAAAAGCactataaatattatttttcttctgcaccAAGGGATGATTTTGATGTCTCTGAAGTTGTAATTCTGCTCGTTCTCCAGGCATTTGTGATGTCTTCAAAGACCAAAAGCAGGCTCTCTTAAATCTCTTAAAAATAAGATGTTAAACAAGTTTCAGGTGGcctttaaataacagaaaacaaaatgggaataggctgttttattttttcatagcaAGGGACCCTGAATTTCTGGCATTAGCACTTTCTCATGTCAGAGTCATTGTTTATTACCTAAAAttgtgtaggttttttttttacttgtccATTCCAAAGCTCTTGAAGTCTTAGTGAAATGGCTCAAACCCTGAGATTTTTCTAAATCTGAAGGACTAAAAAGGGACTTTGGAGATTCATTGTGTGTTACAGCTGCACTGGATAAAGGAATGCATTGCTGGGTGGTTTTATTAAATGGAGAACTtaaccaccagcacaggctgggccTGGAATTCTGGAGCAAATCCTCACTTGTGCCTTTGCAGATGGCCTGGAGCACGTTACGGACATCAAGCTGGAGAAGTGCATGTACATCCAGGACGAGTGTCTGCAGAGGCTCAGCGAGACCAACAACCTCCAGaagagcctgcagcagctgaagatcATTTCCTGCGGGAATGTCACAGACAAAGGCGTCCTTGCACTCCACAAGCTGACGTACGTGAGCCACCGAGCgcttccacagctccctgctccgGGCTCTGTGGGGTGGCTGGGGTAGCTCGAGGGTAATGAATGATGAGCTTGGCTTCTGTTCCTCacccctctcctgcagcagctctgcagggcaggctTGGACTGTGTCCTGTAGCTTTTAGTGCTTCTCCACCTCACAGCTTAATGTCATTCCTCTTGTGCCTCAGGGTCTAGGACAGACCAGGGTGCTCGGGAATGGGGTGCAGTTGGATACTGCAGCTAAAAACCCCAAGCACCCACTTCAGAAACAAACTGCCAGTAGAACCATTTAAAATACTCAAAACAACTGCAGTAGAATAATTTCTCCAGTTTCTCTGTCAGCAATTCAATAGTAGTTgccccttttctttttgaatattTACAGGAACCTGGAATATTTGTATTTGAGTGACCTTCCTGGGATCAGAGAGAAAGAAACGACCTTCCGTGTCCTTCAGCAGGCGCTGCCCaacctggagctggagctggatttGGAATAAACACAGCAGCACGTAACTGAGATGTATGTGATTTCCTAGGATTTATCTTACGTTGCATAAATGAAGTTGTAGACACCACTGTATTTCCAGTaagcccagctctcccagtccAGCCTCAAAAGGTGTATGTGACCTTTTAAGAAAtcatgcaattaatttttattaagcTTAAACTCAGTGGTGGATCAACAACAGACAGGGCAGGCCTCTGCACACAGGCAtctgtttcctgtttttctaGGAAGCTCTGAACTCCTCAGTTAGAAGTTTTTGGTATTTTATTGCACAGAAGCAAAGTGCAGAGTGGCAGTGGGGGGAATGTCGGGGTGTGTGGTGTTGGTGCTGTTCCCTCTGGGAGAATCACGCCCAGTGGGTGGGTGCTGATTTAATAAAAGAGGTTCTGGGTCTTTTTTGTGTTCTTCACACTTGGAGTTTTGTCTGGTTCAACGatctgcaggcaggcagggtcACCCCCTCGGGAGCACTGAGCTGCTGAAGGGATCATGGCTCtttgtgcaggagcagcagctcctgggcacagccttGAGCACGTTTTTGCTGTGTGCTGATGGACTACTGCAGttctgtgcagctctggagtTGCATCCTCATCCCTCCTGATAAATAAAAGTCATTGAGAATTGCTGAGGATGGAAAAGTCCTCTGAGATCATGGGAGTCCAAgtgttcccccagcactgccaaggccaccactgctccgtgtccccaagtgccacattcacacggcttttaaatccctccaggaatggtgagtccagcactgtcctgggcagctgtgccagggctggacaattctttccataaagaaattttccttaatatccaatctaaacctcccctggcccagcctgaggccgttccctctcctcctgtccctgttcctggagcagagcccgacccccccggctgtcccctcctgtcaggagctgtgcagagccacagggtcccccctgagcctcctttgctccaggctcagccccttcccagctccctcagcctctcctggagctccaggcccttcccagctccattcccttccctggacaagctccagcccctcaatgccCTTCTTGTGAGAGACTCAAAAGTGCCTTTTGAGTGAGGCAGGGCCTCACTGGTGCCAGCACAGTGGGAATGGCTCATCCTCAGGGAGAGCACAGCATTTTCACTCAAATCCCTGGGTTTGGGCAAGGGAAGGGCAGAAGGCAGCGACTCCAAGCAGTCAGATGCACAGTGCTGTCTCAGAGCTGGTTCTCCACGTGTGAGGAAACAGAAGGCCAACAGGCACACACAGGACATGGCATCTGTCCCACTGAAAGGGCTTTTACTGCTGTGGAACACAAAATGTACTGGCAAAACTCTTTTGCTCTAAGTGTCAGTAAAAAGAGGATGTTCTTGCCCAGTAGTAAAGTTTTATATAGCAAAATACCTCCAGTAAATTGGAAAAAGctacatttcttttatttaaaatcatcACAATATTATATTCTGAGATTCCACAAACCCCAGTCGTTCTAATACAAACACTTAGGTAGAATTCCTGCCTGTGTCTGGCCATTGTTATAAATTACATTCATTATTAGTTTTGATAAAATCACTTTTGTAAC
The window above is part of the Vidua macroura isolate BioBank_ID:100142 chromosome 6, ASM2450914v1, whole genome shotgun sequence genome. Proteins encoded here:
- the DMAC2L gene encoding ATP synthase subunit s, mitochondrial; this translates as MMALGTLLRKPPLPPGSCRAFWGWLNAVFNKVDHERIRAVGPDRAASEWLLRCGALVRYQGSPKWQQDYNGLPTGPLGKYKIEAIDATDSCIMYRGFDYLDGLEHVTDIKLEKCMYIQDECLQRLSETNNLQKSLQQLKIISCGNVTDKGVLALHKLTNLEYLYLSDLPGIREKETTFRVLQQALPNLELELDLE